A window from Solanum stenotomum isolate F172 chromosome 7, ASM1918654v1, whole genome shotgun sequence encodes these proteins:
- the LOC125870037 gene encoding UDP-glycosyltransferase 73C1-like, which produces MATSLSKQLHFLLIPLMSQSHIIPLVDLAKLLALHGVNVSIITTPINAKRYKSIVTHAIKSNLKIKIIPLHFPSQEVGLPQGCENLDTLKSLELFKDFFLASEMMQEPLEKLIQDLEPKPSCIISTSPLIWTQQVANKFKIPRYIFQTISCFTLYCSHMLNETKIHDKDSFLIPNIPHKIEFTKGQTLNGNITKQSQDMQSIIDQIKQSQDLARGTLINTFEELEPWYVDSYKKFVNNVFCVGPVSLCNKEIDEMVDRGNKASIDEHICLKWLDSMKPKSVMYACFGSLCNISFLQMKEIGLGLESSNVPFIWIIRGLNFTLEVEKWLMDENFEEKVKGRGMIIRGWAPQVLILTHPSIGGFLTHCGWNSTLEGISCGVPMITFPMFAEQFYNEKFIVNILKIGVRVGVEVSINSWNEEKNGVLVNKDQVKSAINQLMDKGLEGEERRKRAKELVHISKKAIQEEGSSYLNIKLLIEDVMEQLKNKEREANNVARTM; this is translated from the coding sequence ATGGCTACTTCCCTATCTAAACAACTTCATTTTCTATTGATACCTTTAATGTCTCAAAGCCATATAATACCATTAGTAGACTTGGCAAAATTACTAGCACTTCATGGAGTCAATGTCTCAATTATCACAACACCTATCAATGCCAAAAGGTACAAATCAATAGTCACACATGCTATAAAATCCaatctaaaaatcaaaataattccTCTTCATTTTCCAAGCCAAGAAGTTGGATTACCTCAAGGATGTGAAAATTTGGACACACTCAAATCACTAGAGTTGTTTAAAGATTTCTTTTTGGCTAGTGAAATGATGCAAGAACCACTAGAGAAATTAATTCAAGATTTGGAACCAAAGCCAAGTTGTATCATTTCAACTAGTCCTCTTATTTGGACTCAACAAGTTGCTAATAAATTTAAGATTCCAAGGTATATATTCCAAACTATTTCTTGTTTTACCCTCTATTGTTCTCACATgctaaatgaaacaaaaatacatGATAAGGATTCATTCTTGATTCCTAATATTCCACACAAGATTGAGTTTACAAAAGGTCAAACATTGAATGGCAATATAACAAAGCAATCTCAAGATATGCAAAGTATTATAGACCAAATTAAACAATCTCAAGACTTGGCTAGAGGTACTTTGATTAATACTTTTGAGGAATTGGAGCCATGGTATGTTGATTCATACAAGAAATTTGTGAACAATGTATTTTGTGTTGGTCCAGTATCATTATGTaacaaagaaattgatgaaATGGTTGATAGAGGCAACAAGGCTTCAATTGATGAGCATATTTGTTTGAAGTGGCTTGATTCTATGAAGCCAAAATCAGTCATGTATGCTTGTTTTGGTAGCCTTTGTAACATTTCATTCTTGCAAATGAAGGAAATTGGATTAGGGTTAGAGTCATCAAATGTACCTTTTATTTGGATAATTAGAGGGCTAAATTTTACATTAGAAGTCGAAAAATGGCTAATGGATGAAAATTTCGAAGAGAAGGTTAAAGGAAGAGGGATGATTATCCGAGGTTGGGCCCCACAAGTTCTAATATTAACTCATCCATCAATCGGAGGATTTCTGACACACTGTGGATGGAATTCAACTTTAGAAGGAATTTCATGTGGCGTACCAATGATTACTTTTCCTATGTTTGCCGAACAATTTTACAATGAGAAATTCATCGTAAATATTTTGAAGATTGGGGTTCGAGTTGGAGTTGAAGTGAGTATTAACTCTTGGAATGAAGAGAAGAATGGAGTGTTAGTTAACAAGGATCAAGTCAAAAGTGCAATAAATCAATTAATGGATAAAGGATTAGAGggtgaagaaagaagaaaaagagcaaAGGAGTTGGTACATATTTCAAAGAAGGCAATACAAGAAGAAGGTTCTTCATACTTGAATATCAAATTATTGATTGAAGATGTCATGGAGCAACTTAAGAATAAAGAGAGGGAAGCCAATAATGTGGCTAGAACAATGTAA